The sequence ACGTGAATTACTGTGTCAGCAGATGGAGGCCGACCGGCAAATCCAAGATCTTCTTGCCGCCGGAGTCCGCCGCGATGACCTCTATATCGACCACGGCCAGTCCGGAGCACTCGCTAAACGACCCGGACTGGATAAAGCGCTCGAAGCACTGCATCCGGACGATACCCTCGTGATCACCACCTTGGACCGGCTCGGGCTCTCAACCCAGAAAATGCTCGAGCTGGCAGAAGAGCTACGCGAACGCAATATCGGGCTGCGAGTGCTGAACCTCGGCGGCGGAGACGTAGACACCAAAACACCCATGGGCGCCATGGTTTTTACCGTCAGAGGCCTCGAACATGACAATCCCATTGCTGCGCCATGGTTGCTTTAGCCTCAACAGACGTGTTCAGCACGTCAACATTCGTATCGGAAGAAACTTTCGACAAATTTAAGAGCGCTTTGTGGGAAGAATCAGGAGCTTCTAAGGCCACAGCAGCATTTGCGTTGCCAATCAGCAGGGCGGCTATCGATAAAGCCGCGAGACCTTTTAGACTTTTCTTTGACAAGATTTCACCAGAAGCAAAATAGGCAATTTTATGGACAAAATAATGAAACCAGAAGACAAGCGATTTTTCATAGTTGTGTCGCTCATCGTTGCGGGCTTAGTTTTACTTGCCTTCATCATTGGAGCGTCCGGAATTCTCTCGTACATTTTTGACCCCGAACCAGAAACTGACCTTCTGTTCATGCTGGTTCGGTAGGAATTGAAGGCCTACTAGCACTCAGTGCTTCTGTGCGACACGCTCAAACAGAAATCGAATTTTCTTCGGTGCGAGTTCGACCCTTCCCCAATAGATCCGGGGATGTCTGCTAGGGAACTAGTCAAGGCGCTTAAAAAGGTGATGCCCAACCCCGGCAAGGGTCAGGCATCATTATTTTTGAACAAAAAATTCAATTTAAGAGTACCTTGAGTCCGGCAAGATTGCGAAGGTACACGCTCCAGCATGTCGAAGCTTAACATGAGCGTCAAGGCCACCGGCTAGCCCCCGGGTGTAGAGAGAACAAAGGGTTTACCGAGAGAGATCGACGGCGCGTAAAGGCAGACTCTGTGTGTGATCAACTTTAAGTAGGCCATTACGGCTGAAGAAATAGACCATTTCAGCGGCCATATTTAGGCCATTAAAGCGGTAAGAAGTAGGCCACCTACGCCACCGGGACTGCCAAAAATCCTCGCAGCCCCGACCGCGGCCACCCATTGATCACCACGCCCAGACGTTGCCCCCCTTTGCCCCTCTCCTGTCACGAAGAAGACAGCAAAGGACATGGGCCCGTCTGGCCAGATAAATTCCTTACGGCGCCCCATTTTGCCTATGTTCGGCGCCGGAAGGTCTGGAAGGAAATGACGGAACCCATGTCCGTGCAAGAAACTATCAGGAAATTAGACTCTGAGGGTATCTCAGGGCGTAAAATCGCCGTTCAGCTGAACCTCAGCCGAGCCACTGTCGCCAAATACCTGCGCATCACCAACTACTCGCCAGCCCCGCCCAAAGCGGGTAAACGGCCAGCTGGTTCGGTCATCACCGGCTTCGAGGAAACCATCAGCACCTGGCTCGAAGATGACATCGGCCAACCACGCAAACAACGCCATACCGCCCAACGCATCTTTGACCGGCTCGTGGACGAAGAAAACTACCAGGGCACGTATTCGCCGGTGCAGCGATTCGTCAAACGCTATAAGCAAGAACGCCAGAGCGAGAACGACGGGTTCCTGGAGCTGGAGTGGGCCCCGGGCACCATCCAGGTGGACTTCGGCGAAGCTGAGGTCTTCTTGGCCGGCGAGCGAAAAGTCGTGCACCTTTTCGTGGTCACTTTCCCGTACTCGAATATGCGCTTCGCGCAGGCGTATGGGGGGGTGAAACCTCGGAATGTGTTTGCCACGGGTTGCGGACCGTCTTTGAACACATTGGGTCCGTGCCGCATCGGATGATCTTCGATAACGCCACCGGTGTGGGGCGCAGGGTCAAGACCAAGGTGTTGGAAACGAAATTGTTTGCTGCGTTCAAAGCGCATTACCGGTCCGAAGCGAAGTATTGCAATCCATATTCGGGCAATGAGAAGGGCAACGTTGAGAACGCGGTGGGGTTCCTGCGCCGGAATCTGATGGTCCCGTTGCCTCATGCGGCGACGTTGGAAGGGCTGAACAAGGTGCTGCTGGAACGGTGTGATCGGTTCGGAGGCAAACCGCATTGGCGGCGTAGGACTCTGATCAAGGACCTCTTCGAGCAGGATGTTCAGGCTGGCTTGGCGTTGCCGGGGGCGGGGTTTGACCCGGTGCGCTACGAGTCGCGTAAAGCCGATAAATACGGCCACCTGCAGGTGGGCTCCAATACCTACGCGGCCGGGCCGGTGTTCGCTAGGAGGTCGTTGACGGTCGGGATCCGTCACGATGTCATTGAGATCCTCGATGAGCAGGCGGCCGTGCTGCGACGGTTTCCACGAGTCTTCGGGGTTCATCCGGAAACAATCATGGAGCCCTCCGGGGTGCTCGCGTTGCTGGCGCACCGTCCGGGGGCGTGGGCGAATTCCCCGGTGCGGGCGGTGGTTTCTGATCCCGTGCGTGACTGGCTGGATAGCGCCGTGGCCGAGGACCGGCGTCGGTTGCTGACAGCGTTGGACAAGGCCAGTGAAGCTGCAGGGTTTGAAACCGCGGTGCAGGCCGCAGGGCAGATCATTGAGCAAGGCGATGATCCTGGCCATGAAACGCTGGGCATGCTGGCCAGGAGGTTGGCCGAAGGCACCGAGCCGGAAACCGGGGATGTTGATCTGTCGGTCTATGACAGGCTTTTTGCTGCGCAAGAAGAGTCGGTGCTGGCATGAGTCTGGTGAGCGTTGAAGAGTTGGTGCAGGCTGGCCGGGCGGCCTCGATGACCGCTGCGGTGATCTCTGAGTGGGCGCATAAGGGCACGCCGAAACAGCGGGAATTCCTTTATGAGCTGCTCCGCGCCGAGCATGAGTCCAGGACGGCGTCGCGTCATCAGCGGTTGTTGAAGGCCGCGAAGTTGCCGGCGTTGAAATCGTTGGTGGGCTATGACTGGACCTCGGTGACGTTCCCACCGGACTATGGGCGTGAAGCGTTGAGTGATTTGGATTTCTTGGAGCATGCCCAGGATTTGGTGCTGTTCGGCGACGTGGGCACCGGCAAAACGCATTTGGCGTCCGCGTTGGCGGCCGCTGCATGCCTGCGGGGCATTCCGGCGAGGTTCTTCACCACCGCGTCGCTGGTGATGACGTTGCGCCGGGCGAAAGATGAAGGCCGGTTGGATAAGGAGCTTGGCTCCATCGCGAAGAACCAGCTCCTTGTCATTGACGAATTTGGGTACCTTCCGATCGATAGCGAAGGTGCCAGGTTGTTGTTCCAGGTCATTGCTGATGGGTATGAGAAGCGGAGTCTGGTGCTGACGACGAATTTGGAGTTCAAGCGTTGGGGCACCGTGTTCGGTGATGACAATATGGCTGCTGCGGTCATTGACCGGATTGTTCACCATGGCAGGCTGTTGCAGTTCCGTGGGCAGTCGTACCGGGTGAAACACGCGTTGATGAAATGAGAGGCAAACACGATGAACAGCGCCAGGAACATGCCGAAGAACACGTTGAGGAAGGGAACCTGATGGGCGAGCAGGCCACGGGACAGTGGCACCCTGAAGGGCGCACTTTGGAGGAAGATCTGGAATTGCTGGCCAGCGGGGAAGGGACGGGCTGGTGGGACGAGTCCGGTCGGCCGGCTCCATGGCCGCAGGATTTTCTTGACCCTGCTGCGGGGTGGTCCCAAGACGGGATGCTGGCTGTTGACTGGGTGCAGGGAGCCAAGGTTCCTGAGAGGAAGTCCATGCGGCAGTTGATAGAGGAGTGGGACGGCGCCCAGCCACCTTTCTAAGTGCTGCGATGCTGCTGGGGCAGGCCGTGAATCCTTGTGTTTACGGGGTTTTTGGCCTGTTTCCGTGGCGTTAGCGCTGACATGGCCTATTTCTGCGCCGAGATGGCTTACTTTTTACCGCTTTAATGGCTCACTTAAACTTGACGAAACACACAGACTCGGAGCGCTAGAAAATCCATCGGGGTAAGAGCAGTTCGGCTCCCCCTCGTTGATCCTCACATCCCAGTCCTGATAGCCGAGTAATTCCCGGCTATGGAGCCTGTCAGGTGGATTGTGTAAGACCCCTAGCCAATTTATAGAAAGAGACTAGGAAAAACACGACATGACCACCCAAAGGACACCGCCGGATGAGTGGGTTAGAGAGAATCAGTTAGCTATCGCATAGCTGCTGGACTGCTTAAAGGGACCCAACCACGGGTGCCGTGTTACCAAGCCTTCGTCGAGTGCAGGTGACATAAATATTTCTCGCCCCCAAATTGTAAAATCTGGGACAAAGATTTATGCGTATGCTCGATACAATTGGAAGAATGCACCCTTTTCCGAGTGTCCACGCGGCAAATCTCAGATCGGTGGACCCGACGGGCTAGCAATTACGTTCAACCGCGCCGTCACCAACAAGGGTGTTTCCTTTGTGGGGTGCAACAGCTATAACAAGTGTGAGAAAACTGGATGGCTGGAAACCAACAATCAATATGGTGCGGGTTGGGCGTTCCAGGATTGGGGCTATGCCGCGCTTTACGGACACAGTCCTACATATAAAGGAACTTTGACCTATACGCTAACCACGAGTTCAACTAAATGCCTTCAAGCTTTTGCGAAATATGGGCATTCTTGGAACTCTACAAAGCTGACCGGTTTTAGTATAGGTAAGTCTTCAATCGGAATCTCATGGAATACGAGCTCAAATCTATGGCAGAAATCAAGCCAAGCCGGGTCTTACCGATGCTAGGACGCACCTGGGCAAAGGGATTAGCCCTTGCATCATTTGCTCTGATCGCAGCTGGTTGCTCAACTTCAGATACATCCCAGTCACTATCTGTGGATGCCGTCATGGATGTTTGTGCAAAAAATGATTGTTTTACCGTAAAAGTTCCTGCGAACCTTTCAGTAACGGTCAACGGCCATGAAGTGAGCATTCCATCTTCCAACGGGTCTGGGACAGTGGCTTTGGAATCTGTCGGTGCTGTCCAAGTGACGGCACGCTGGAATTCGTTTGAGAAGACAGCCGATCTGATGATAAGTGATGGATCAGCGGAGTCAGTCACCATCAAGTTTGATGAAATAGCGAGAGTAACCGAACTATAGAGAAAAGTCTGAGGTCAAACCCCTGATTATTCTGATCGTCTGCATCACACGGCTGAGGTTTCTGTCGCGGTGCTGGTGATGGTTGATATCGTCGGAGCCGTCCAGGATTGCTGAATCCCCATGAGGGAGAGACCTCATCTGCAACGACAGTGGCTATGATTGTTCATGTCTCAACAGACTCTTTCGCATGGAAGCATCCCGCGGTCTTTGCAGGATGCTTCCATGTTTAATGCCGAATCCAGAAAATCGCACGTGCCATCCATGAGTCGGTAGAAAGAATTGTCCAGTGAGTCCGCGGGATTTCACCTGCACCACGGCCTTTGACCTCCCCACCGCCAACTCCGAGATTGCCGAAGATCTAGTGCAGCTCGACGACTCTCCCGTCATCGACTACACCCACTTCTCCCTCGCGTTGAGCCGATCACGCAAGTTCGCCCGATGGGTGAGCTGGAACATTGACGGATTACGCATGCAGTTGCTCTCCCGTGCCGGTATCAACTTCACCAAAGAGCAGCTACGGACCCGAGTGGAAACTTAAGAAATTTAGCTAAAATACCAATGACGGGTGTCGGCCCCCCCAGAGTCATCCATACCTTTCCGAAGTCCCCCAATCTGCGTCGTGCCGTCCGTATGAGGAACGCTCTGCGGGACGATAAATTGATGTATGTGCCCGATGGGTATTCGCCTTGTGAGTAAGGCGAGATTCCTCCAAAGAAAAGCTCCCCACCTGATATCTAGAAATCTGTTGAAGCCGACGGGGAGGCTTTCGGGCGTTACGACGTTAGCCGAGTGGCTGTTAGCATCGGGTCATGACAGACCTGATGTCCGCCCTGCCTCGAACCACCATTGGCACGACAACGTTTTATATCGACGAGGCACGCCCCGTGGCCCTGGTCCGCCGAGAAGCCATGCCGGATCTCTTCCTCACGTGGCCGGATCTTGACACGGGAATTCTGGCCCCAGATGTTTCCGTTTGTGCGACGACCGACGCCCTCTGGGTGCTGTACCAAAGCGGCCCCGATGGGCAGGAAATCGACTACCCGGCTTTACACAGCCCCACCGTCGTGGTCGCTGTAAGGATTGGTGTGGACGGTTCACTGGGTTTTGTTCGCACTGAGGAAACCACCGTCGTGGGAGCAACAAGCGCCGGACTATGGACGAGTACATCCATAGTCGAACAAACGGACGACAACTATCGGGGCGGCGAGCTGCCGGCGGACTGGGCTGCTCCATCGACATTGCAAATCCTGTTGCCAGGTCAGGTCCAACGAACGCTGGAAGTCGACCGGTACGTCAACGCCGTCCGCGAGGACGAGCACGGTCATGTGCTATTCGTGAACCCGTCGCCGCCGGTAGCCCACCATGACTCCGACACGATCAGCTATGAGTACCGATGTACGGCGATGGTAATAGGTACGGTCGACGAAATACCCGAGCATGTGAAATTTAGGGAATTTGTTCCCCAAGGATGGGGAACCCTCGTTGCGTCGGAACAGCTCGGCCTTGACTACGATTCTTATGGACCGAGACACGATTCTGCACGAGTCGACCTTTCCGAGATCGCCGGGACGCACTGGAAACGCGTGAGCTTGACTGATGCCCAGAAGACCCAAGCTGTGAAGGCGCTAACGGATCAGTTTGCCGACGCTGACGCCTATTGGCGCGCAGCAGATGGAACTACCGCCCCGCTCGCTGATGGCGTCCAAGAAACACACGTGGAAACCATCGGAGAATGGCCTGAATCCGAAGTTCATGTGACCTGTCGCCACCCGTATTTTCCCGCGGGCTGGATCCGCCGCAGGATCAGGGTCTTTGACGATGCTGGACGCATCAAGTTCGACCGATACGCGAGTCTTGAATTCATGGAAGACCTCGACACACATGCACTCCCCGACATTCGTGAAGCGAAGGATGGGATCCTGGAGGTCTAGATCTGCTTGGCAGACCCAGGCCCGCAAGCCGAACGTCTACTGGGACGGTGGATGGTGCGAACGGATCCGGACCGCCAATACAGCAATCTTGCTCTCCTGACCGATGTGACGACGCCAATTGTGTCGGCCCTTGGCGACAACGACGAAACTGATCCATTAACGGATCTGCGTAGGGAACCGCCACCATTGACCGGTCTCGATAGGATGGTGATCCCGCACGTCAAAGACAAGGAGCTCATCGGTAATGCCTACAAGAACCTCAAGACGGCGACCTACAGCATGGTCGATCATCATATTCGCCCTCGCCCTGTTCATGTTTGGACTCAGCGTCATGGCGGTAGCGTTCTGGACGCCCATCGATGAATTCTTCGTCAATCGAGCGGACGAGGCAGGAAACATGAGCCTGTTGCTTCCGAACCAGAACGAACTGTGGCTCGTCCTCCACGCGCAGGCCTTCGCTGCTTTCCTTATATCCGTGTTCGCGTTCGTCACAATGTGGAAATCGCGGCCGGAGCGCGCCAACCTCCAGGGCGGCCGCCGGACATCCAATCAACTGTGCCTACCTACTCAGGAGCATGAGCCCGCCCCGTAGAGGAACCCCTCATGCGTGATGATGGAACAGGTCTACCGCAACTGGGCTCGGCTTCCATCCGCAAGGGTGCCATTGAATGGTACGGGGCAGGAAATGCAATATTTACCACTGATCTGAAAACAGGCGAAACGACCCATAAGTTCAATGTGGAGGGGCACACCAGTCAAGCATCCTCATCCCAAGCAGTCTTCACTCCCTCTGAGGTTGTCCAGTTGGTGGACAACAACGACGGTTCCGACTACAGCATCATTGCCTATGACCGTGACACCGGACGCGAAGTTTCTCGAACAGTCCTTCCGGGCCTAGTTGACGAGTTCAGCAATGACCTCATCCTCCGAGGATTCGCGGTGCGCCCGTAACTTTGTTCCAGGCAGCCAAGTTGAATCCGGGTCGCCGCAGAAAACGGAAAAATCGTACGCTAAGGGCGAGTGGAGCCAGATAGCAATTGGACTTCAGCTTGCCGACGGAATCAAGTCAAAGGCTGTCCCGTAGCAGGACCAGGTAGAGCCCTCTGTTTGGCTGCGCAATCAGTGGCGTCGTCCCGCAAGGGGTCTGACCGCATAATTGAATTGCAGTGTTCCGATAGCCGGTCCTCCACCGGACACGCCAACCGCTGACCTGCTGCTTTGCTAATGGTGACCTATGAAGTGTCCGTATAGGGTGTACGGTGAACTGTCCGGTGAAGGATCCCTATGTGACACACTGATCTACATGTCTAAGATCATGGTCGGTTACGCACGCGTGTCCACGGAGGAGCAAGACCTCACCGCCCAGCGTGATGCCCTGGCATCCCTTGGCGTTGAACCCGAACGCGTCTATGTTGATCATGGCTTTACCGGCAGGAACAAGAATCGCGCAGGACTTCACGAAGCCCTCGCCGCCTGCCGGGCCGGAGATACCTTCGTCGTTACCAAACTCGACCGCCTGGCCCGGTCCGTCCGAGACGCCCACGAGATAGCCGACGACCTCGCCAGACGCGAAATCAGACTCAGCATCGGTGGTTCCGTCCACGACCCCACCGACCCAATGGGCAAACTGCTGTTCAACGTCCTGGCGATGATCGCTGAGTTCGAAGCCGACCTCATCAGCATGCGCACCCGCGAAGGAATGAAGGTTGCCACGGCCAACGGCCGACTCCGGGGAAAACAGCCAAAACTCACCGTGAAACAAGAAACACACCTCCTCGAACTGCACGATGCCGGCAAACACACCATGACCGAAATGGCAGAACTATTCTCCATCAGC comes from Glutamicibacter arilaitensis Re117 and encodes:
- the istB gene encoding IS21-like element ISAar7 family helper ATPase IstB yields the protein MSLVSVEELVQAGRAASMTAAVISEWAHKGTPKQREFLYELLRAEHESRTASRHQRLLKAAKLPALKSLVGYDWTSVTFPPDYGREALSDLDFLEHAQDLVLFGDVGTGKTHLASALAAAACLRGIPARFFTTASLVMTLRRAKDEGRLDKELGSIAKNQLLVIDEFGYLPIDSEGARLLFQVIADGYEKRSLVLTTNLEFKRWGTVFGDDNMAAAVIDRIVHHGRLLQFRGQSYRVKHALMK
- a CDS encoding recombinase family protein, whose product is MSKIMVGYARVSTEEQDLTAQRDALASLGVEPERVYVDHGFTGRNKNRAGLHEALAACRAGDTFVVTKLDRLARSVRDAHEIADDLARREIRLSIGGSVHDPTDPMGKLLFNVLAMIAEFEADLISMRTREGMKVATANGRLRGKQPKLTVKQETHLLELHDAGKHTMTEMAELFSISRSTIYRAVERDQRKKTGTINP